From one Streptomyces mobaraensis genomic stretch:
- a CDS encoding MMPL family transporter — protein MERTAGRRKWLPWAVVVLWAALLAVAAPFEGRLGGVTRDGVVDYLPAGAEATRVEELARHLPGGGIADTLLVLHRDGGLTDADRRFERVRVRRIAERHPLRDALPPRVESGDHATSLTALALTGLPDTAEQADAVDDVRRAVRGAPAGLTARIGGPAALAADQNEVFASLDGRLLLGTGVAVAVLLMLIYRSPFLWLVPLAVVGVAGTAAMALAYGLAEAFGVTVTSVGTSVMTVLVFGAGTDYALLLVSRYREELRRHRRPYDAMAAALRGCGPAVFASAGTVVAGLLCLLAADLNSSSGMGPVGAVGVVCALAAMTTLLPAVLVLLGRRVFWPLIPEYGAEGPARRSLFALLGGSAARRPVAVLAGGCAVLGALAVGALLLPGTLRQEDAFVDRPESVTATEAVARSFPGAGAPAVVITRTARAERVADAARAVPGVAAVTPGRSGPDRTEVLVFPAARPESAAEKRTVAALRDRVHAVPGADAVVGGATAQQMDLADTDAEDRRRVIPLVLAGVLAVLVVLLRSLVAPVVLLLAVIASWGAAMGVSGLLFRPVLGFEGLDPSLPLLTFVFLVALGVDYGIFLMHRAREERLRGAGPEDAALTALRTTGGVIASAGIVLAATFAVLVSLPLVSLVEMGVIIAVGVLLDTFLVRTYLVTSASLLLKRWMWWPGRLSRRPVEG, from the coding sequence GTGGAGCGGACGGCTGGGCGGAGGAAGTGGCTGCCGTGGGCCGTGGTCGTCCTGTGGGCCGCGCTGCTCGCCGTCGCCGCGCCGTTCGAGGGGCGGCTGGGCGGGGTGACGCGGGACGGCGTCGTCGACTACCTGCCCGCGGGCGCCGAGGCGACGCGGGTGGAGGAGCTGGCCCGGCACCTGCCCGGCGGCGGTATCGCCGACACCCTCCTCGTCCTGCACCGGGACGGCGGACTCACCGACGCGGACCGGCGGTTCGAGCGCGTACGGGTGCGGCGGATCGCGGAGCGGCACCCGCTGCGGGACGCCCTCCCCCCGCGCGTCGAGTCCGGGGACCACGCCACGTCCCTGACCGCCCTCGCCCTCACCGGGCTGCCGGACACCGCCGAGCAGGCCGACGCCGTCGACGACGTGCGCCGTGCGGTGCGCGGGGCGCCCGCGGGGCTCACCGCCCGGATCGGCGGACCGGCCGCGCTGGCCGCCGACCAGAACGAGGTGTTCGCGTCGCTCGACGGCCGGCTGCTGCTGGGCACCGGCGTCGCGGTCGCGGTCCTGCTGATGCTGATCTACCGCAGTCCCTTCCTCTGGCTGGTCCCGCTCGCCGTCGTCGGGGTGGCGGGCACGGCGGCCATGGCGCTGGCGTACGGGCTGGCCGAGGCGTTCGGCGTCACCGTCACCAGCGTGGGCACCTCGGTGATGACCGTGCTGGTCTTCGGCGCGGGCACGGACTACGCCCTGCTGCTCGTCTCCCGGTACCGCGAGGAACTGCGCCGCCACCGGCGCCCGTACGACGCGATGGCCGCCGCCCTGCGCGGCTGCGGCCCGGCGGTGTTCGCGTCCGCTGGGACGGTGGTCGCGGGGCTGCTGTGCCTGCTGGCGGCGGACCTCAACAGCAGCAGTGGGATGGGCCCGGTGGGAGCCGTGGGGGTGGTGTGCGCGCTGGCGGCGATGACGACGCTGCTGCCCGCGGTTCTCGTGCTGCTGGGGCGCCGGGTGTTCTGGCCGCTTATCCCGGAGTACGGCGCGGAAGGGCCGGCGCGGCGCTCGCTGTTCGCGCTGCTCGGCGGCTCCGCGGCGCGCCGGCCGGTGGCGGTGCTCGCCGGCGGGTGCGCGGTGCTCGGCGCGCTGGCCGTGGGCGCCCTGCTGCTGCCGGGGACGCTGCGGCAGGAGGACGCGTTCGTGGACCGGCCGGAGTCGGTCACCGCGACGGAGGCCGTCGCGCGGTCCTTCCCGGGGGCGGGCGCCCCGGCCGTCGTGATCACACGGACCGCGCGGGCGGAGCGGGTGGCCGACGCGGCCCGGGCCGTGCCGGGCGTCGCGGCGGTGACGCCCGGCCGGAGCGGGCCGGACCGCACGGAAGTGCTGGTCTTCCCGGCGGCGCGGCCCGAATCGGCCGCCGAGAAGCGGACGGTGGCCGCGCTCCGCGACCGGGTGCACGCGGTGCCGGGCGCGGACGCCGTCGTCGGCGGGGCCACGGCCCAGCAGATGGACCTGGCCGACACCGACGCCGAGGACCGTCGCAGGGTGATACCGCTGGTGCTCGCCGGGGTGCTGGCCGTGCTGGTGGTCCTGCTGCGCTCACTGGTGGCGCCCGTCGTCCTGCTGCTCGCCGTGATCGCCTCCTGGGGTGCCGCGATGGGCGTCAGCGGCCTGCTGTTCCGGCCCGTGCTGGGCTTCGAGGGGCTCGATCCGAGCCTGCCCCTGCTGACGTTCGTCTTCCTGGTGGCGCTCGGCGTGGACTACGGCATCTTCCTGATGCACCGGGCGCGCGAGGAGCGTCTGAGGGGCGCGGGACCGGAGGACGCGGCGCTCACCGCGCTCCGGACCACCGGGGGCGTCATCGCCTCCGCCGGCATCGTGCTGGCCGCCACCTTCGCGGTGCTGGTGAGCCTGCCGCTGGTGTCGCTGGTGGAGATGGGGGTCATCATCGCGGTCGGCGTCCTGCTGGACACCTTCCTGGTCCGCACGTACCTGGTGACCTCCGCGAGCCTGCTGCTCAAGCGGTGGATGTGGTGGCCGGGGCGGCTCTCCCGGCGTCCGGTGGAGGGATGA
- a CDS encoding antitoxin produces the protein MSMLDKLKGLLKGHEDTARQGVEKAGDAFDDRTGNKYQSQVDAAQRKIDEQLGNRPPTDGQP, from the coding sequence ATGTCCATGCTCGACAAGCTCAAGGGTCTGCTCAAGGGCCACGAGGACACCGCCCGGCAGGGTGTCGAGAAGGCCGGTGACGCCTTCGACGACAGGACCGGGAACAAGTACCAGAGCCAGGTCGACGCCGCCCAGCGGAAGATCGACGAGCAGCTCGGCAACCGGCCGCCCACGGACGGGCAGCCCTGA